The following are encoded in a window of Capricornis sumatraensis isolate serow.1 chromosome 7, serow.2, whole genome shotgun sequence genomic DNA:
- the TSPAN5 gene encoding tetraspanin-5 codes for MSGKHYKGPEVSCCIKYFIFGFNVIFWFLGIAFLGIGLWAWNEKGVLSNISSITDLGGFDPVWLFLVVGGVMFILGFAGCIGALRENTFLLKFFSVFLGIIFFLELTAGVLAFVFKDWIKDQLYFFINNNIRAYRDDIDLQNLIDFTQEYWQCCGAFGADDWNLNIYFNCTDSNASRERCGVPFSCCTKDPAEDVINTQCGYDARQKPEVDQQIVIYTKGCVPQFEKWLQDNLTIVAGIFIGIALLQIFGICLAQNLVSDIEAVRASW; via the exons tttttgggAATAGCATTTCTTGGAATCGGACTCTGGGCGTGGAATGAAAAA GGAGTTCTGTCCAACATCTCTTCCATCACCGACCTCGGCGGCTTTGACCCGGTTTGGCTCTTCCTCGTGGTGGGAGGAGTGATGTTCATCCTGGGATTTGCTGGGTGCATTGGAGCTCTGCGAGAAAACACTTTCCTTCTCAAGTTT ttttctgtgTTCCTGGGAATTATTTTCTTCCTGGAGCTCACTGCTGGGGTTCTGGCATTTGTTTTCAAAGACTGGATCAAAGACCAGCTGTATTTCTTTATAAACAACAACATCAGAGCATACAGGGATGACATAGATTTGCAGAACCTCATAGACTTCACCCAGGAATAT TGGCAGTGCTGTGGGGCTTTTGGAGCTGATGATTGGAACCTAAATATTTACTTCAATTGCACAGATTCCAATGCAAGTCGAGAGCGATGCGGCGTGCCCTTCTCCTGCTGTACTAAAGACCCCGCG GAAGATGTCATCAACACTCAGTGTGGCTATGATGCCAGGCAAAAACCA GAAGTTGATCAGCAGATTGTAATCTACACGAAAGGCTGTGTGCCCCAGTTTGAGAAGTGGTTGCAGGACAACCTAACCATTGTGGCTGGCATTTTCATAGGCATTGCCTTGCTGCAG ATCTTCGGAATCTGCCTGGCCCAGAACCTGGTGAGTGATATCGAGGCTGTCAGGGCTAGCTGGTAA